From the Terriglobales bacterium genome, one window contains:
- the clpP gene encoding ATP-dependent Clp endopeptidase proteolytic subunit ClpP — protein sequence MALVPMVVEQTSRGERAYDIYSRLLRDNIVFIGTPIDDTIANLVIAQMLFLAAEDPEKDIQLYINSPGGSITAGMAIYDTMQFVKNDIMTICIGQAASMAAVLLAAGTAKKRFALPNSRILIHQPHIMGGGISGQATDIDIHAREILRMREIMNNIMAKHTGQKLEKVEKDVERDFIMNAQQSKDYGIVDDIIYKHK from the coding sequence ATGGCCCTGGTTCCAATGGTAGTAGAGCAGACCAGCCGCGGAGAGCGTGCGTACGACATCTACTCGCGTCTGCTGCGTGACAACATCGTTTTCATCGGCACGCCTATCGACGACACCATCGCCAATCTGGTGATCGCGCAGATGCTGTTCCTGGCTGCTGAAGATCCGGAGAAAGACATTCAGCTCTACATCAATTCTCCCGGCGGCTCGATCACTGCCGGCATGGCGATCTATGACACCATGCAGTTCGTCAAGAACGACATCATGACCATCTGCATCGGCCAGGCAGCCAGCATGGCGGCTGTTCTATTGGCGGCGGGAACTGCCAAAAAACGTTTTGCTCTGCCAAACTCGCGCATTCTGATTCACCAGCCGCACATCATGGGCGGCGGCATCTCCGGCCAGGCGACCGACATCGACATTCACGCGCGCGAAATTCTGCGCATGCGCGAGATCATGAACAACATCATGGCCAAGCACACGGGACAAAAGCTGGAGAAAGTCGAAAAAGACGTGGAGCGCGACTTCATCATGAACGCGCAGCAGAGCAAGGATTACGGAATCGTCGACGACATCATCTACAAGCACAAGTGA
- the tig gene encoding trigger factor: MPESETETSEQNASETHDHPHTHEHRPLGECEREISVDIPAEVVSGELDSFVTRYQKMARVPGFRRGKTPAGLVRRRFADELKQEVVESLVPKFFREEVQKQGFSPISQPRITDFHFEDGEPLRFKAVFEVMPKIELSPYDDLKAEKGDTRVSEDEVEQELQSLRENQASYSSVDEDRGLQDGDFAQASFTGTPVEKQSSGLVDPAGNPISSTEETRPTGAQPVHLDDVLIDIGGANTVKEFSENLRGAKAGEERTFAIAYPEDAQDKRLAGKTLEYKVQIKGIKRKQVPELNDEFAKELGEFKSVDELRTRIREQLEAQKKHAIEHAAKDRLVEELVRRNQFPIPESLVEQQVTSRLERGFRALAAQGMRAEDLRKMDVGRLRNAQRDAATREVKASLILEKIAEKENIQASDAELDTEVERFAAQSRQPIEAVRKKLTDDGALERIRERIRNEKTLDFLYQRSA; encoded by the coding sequence TTGCCGGAATCAGAAACCGAAACGAGCGAACAGAACGCGTCAGAAACGCACGATCACCCGCATACTCACGAGCATCGCCCGCTGGGAGAGTGCGAGCGCGAAATTTCCGTCGATATTCCTGCAGAGGTCGTTTCCGGCGAGCTGGATTCGTTCGTCACCCGCTATCAGAAGATGGCGCGAGTTCCCGGATTCCGTCGTGGGAAGACTCCGGCAGGTCTGGTGCGGCGCCGTTTCGCCGACGAACTGAAGCAGGAAGTCGTTGAGTCGCTCGTTCCCAAGTTCTTCCGCGAGGAAGTGCAGAAGCAGGGATTCTCGCCTATTTCCCAGCCCCGTATTACAGATTTCCATTTTGAAGATGGAGAGCCGCTCCGGTTCAAAGCTGTTTTCGAGGTCATGCCCAAAATCGAACTCTCACCTTATGACGACCTTAAAGCTGAGAAGGGCGACACCAGGGTTAGCGAGGACGAGGTCGAGCAAGAGCTGCAGTCCTTGCGAGAGAACCAGGCCAGCTACAGCTCTGTCGACGAAGATCGCGGGCTGCAGGACGGCGATTTCGCGCAAGCCAGCTTCACCGGCACTCCGGTTGAGAAGCAGTCTTCAGGGCTGGTCGATCCGGCAGGAAATCCGATCAGCTCGACAGAAGAAACCAGGCCGACTGGTGCTCAGCCGGTCCACCTGGACGATGTACTCATCGACATTGGCGGCGCGAATACCGTGAAGGAATTCAGCGAGAACCTGCGCGGCGCCAAAGCGGGCGAAGAACGGACCTTCGCAATTGCATATCCAGAGGATGCGCAGGACAAGCGTCTTGCCGGAAAGACTCTGGAGTACAAGGTGCAGATTAAAGGGATCAAGCGGAAACAGGTTCCCGAACTGAACGATGAGTTCGCGAAAGAGCTTGGAGAATTCAAGAGCGTCGACGAGCTGCGCACGCGCATTCGCGAGCAGCTCGAAGCACAGAAGAAACACGCGATCGAGCACGCTGCCAAGGACAGGCTGGTGGAAGAACTGGTCCGCCGCAATCAGTTCCCGATCCCGGAATCGCTGGTTGAGCAACAGGTCACATCTCGATTAGAGCGCGGCTTTCGTGCGCTCGCGGCCCAGGGCATGCGAGCTGAGGATCTGCGCAAGATGGACGTCGGCCGTTTGCGCAATGCGCAGCGTGATGCAGCGACCCGCGAAGTAAAGGCATCCCTGATTCTGGAGAAGATTGCGGAAAAGGAGAACATCCAGGCCAGCGACGCCGAACTCGATACCGAAGTGGAACGCTTTGCGGCTCAATCTCGCCAGCCCATCGAAGCCGTACGCAAGAAGCTGACGGATGATGGCGCGTTGGAGCGTATCCGCGAGCGCATTCGCAACGAGAAGACGCTAGACTTTCTATATCAACGATCTGCTTAA